A part of Streptomyces sp. DSM 40750 genomic DNA contains:
- a CDS encoding sarcosine oxidase subunit beta family protein, whose translation MSPRTPGAELPEHPDWLWRTPEPKRSYDVIVVGGGGHGLATAHYLAKNHGITNVAVLEKGWLAGGNMARNTTIIRSNYLWDESAGIYEHALKLWEGLAEELDYPILFSQRGVLNLAHSLQDVRDSVRRVEANRLNGVDAEWLDADGVKEVCPIVNISPDVRYPVLGGTYQPRAGIAKHDHVAWGLARSADAAGIDIIQNCEVTGLDVVGGRVVGVQTTLGPIAAGKVALCSAGHTSVLAAMAGIELPLQSHPLQALVSELLEPVHPTVVMSNAVHVYVSQAHKGELVMGAGIDSYNSYTQRGAFHIIEEQMSAALELFPVFARAHVLRTWGGIVDVSPDASPIIGLSPVDNLYLNCGWGTGGFKATPGVGWVYAHTIAHDTPHPLNAPFSLDRFTTGALVDEHGAAAVAH comes from the coding sequence ATGAGCCCCCGTACTCCCGGCGCCGAGCTGCCCGAACACCCCGACTGGCTGTGGCGCACGCCGGAGCCGAAGCGCTCGTACGACGTGATCGTCGTGGGCGGCGGCGGACACGGCCTCGCCACCGCCCACTACCTGGCGAAGAACCACGGCATCACCAACGTCGCCGTGCTGGAGAAGGGTTGGCTGGCGGGCGGCAACATGGCCCGCAACACCACCATCATCCGCTCCAACTACCTGTGGGACGAGAGCGCCGGCATCTACGAGCACGCGCTCAAACTGTGGGAGGGGCTGGCCGAGGAGCTCGACTACCCGATCCTCTTCTCCCAGCGCGGCGTGCTGAACCTCGCCCACAGCCTCCAGGACGTCCGCGACAGCGTGCGCCGCGTCGAGGCGAACCGGCTCAACGGCGTCGACGCGGAGTGGCTCGACGCGGACGGAGTCAAGGAAGTCTGCCCGATCGTCAACATCTCCCCGGACGTGCGCTATCCGGTCCTGGGCGGCACCTACCAGCCACGGGCAGGCATCGCCAAGCACGACCACGTGGCATGGGGCCTGGCCCGTTCGGCGGACGCCGCGGGCATCGACATCATCCAGAACTGTGAGGTCACCGGCCTGGACGTGGTCGGCGGCCGGGTGGTCGGCGTCCAGACGACCCTGGGCCCCATCGCGGCGGGCAAGGTGGCGCTCTGCTCGGCAGGCCACACCTCGGTCCTCGCCGCGATGGCCGGCATCGAACTCCCTTTGCAGAGCCACCCGTTGCAGGCACTCGTGTCGGAGCTGCTGGAGCCGGTGCACCCGACGGTCGTCATGTCCAACGCGGTCCACGTGTACGTCAGCCAGGCCCACAAGGGCGAGCTGGTCATGGGCGCGGGCATCGACTCGTACAACTCCTACACGCAGCGCGGCGCGTTCCACATCATCGAAGAGCAGATGTCCGCGGCCCTGGAGCTCTTCCCGGTCTTCGCTCGCGCCCACGTGCTGCGCACCTGGGGCGGCATCGTCGACGTCAGCCCCGACGCCTCCCCGATCATCGGCCTCAGCCCGGTCGACAACCTCTACCTCAACTGCGGCTGGGGAACGGGCGGTTTCAAGGCCACCCCGGGCGTCGGCTGGGTCTACGCCCACACCATCGCCCACGACACCCCCCACCCCCTCAACGCCCCCTTCTCGCTCGACCGTTTCACCACCGGCGCGCTCGTCGACGAGCACGGCGCGGCCGCGGTGGCCCACTAG
- a CDS encoding bifunctional methylenetetrahydrofolate dehydrogenase/methenyltetrahydrofolate cyclohydrolase, translating to MNAQLLDGKATAADIRRELAERVAKLTANGGRPPGLGTVLVGDDPGSRAYVGGKHRDCAQVGIASIRHELPADATQRQVEDVIDELNADPACTGYIVQLPLPRHLDAGAVLERMDPAKDADGLHPVSLGRLVLGEAAPLPCTPRGIVELLRRYEVPLAGARVCVIGRGITVGRPLGLLLTRRSENATVTLCHTGTKGLAWHVREADIVVAAAGSPGLITKDMLRPGAAVLDVGITRTDEGLAGDVHPDAAQVAGWLAPMPGGVGPMTRAMLLANVVEAAERNANAV from the coding sequence GTGAACGCACAACTGCTCGACGGCAAGGCGACCGCCGCCGACATCCGCCGCGAACTCGCCGAGCGCGTGGCCAAACTGACCGCGAACGGCGGCCGCCCGCCCGGCCTGGGCACGGTCCTGGTCGGTGACGACCCCGGCAGCCGTGCCTACGTCGGCGGCAAGCACCGGGACTGCGCTCAGGTGGGCATCGCCTCGATCCGTCACGAACTGCCCGCCGACGCGACGCAGCGGCAGGTCGAGGACGTCATCGACGAACTCAACGCCGACCCGGCCTGCACCGGCTACATCGTCCAGCTGCCGCTCCCGCGCCACCTGGACGCGGGCGCCGTCCTGGAACGCATGGACCCGGCCAAGGACGCCGACGGACTGCACCCGGTCAGCCTCGGCCGGCTCGTCCTCGGCGAAGCGGCACCGCTGCCCTGCACCCCGCGTGGCATCGTCGAACTGCTCCGCCGGTACGAGGTGCCGCTCGCCGGGGCGCGGGTCTGCGTGATCGGACGCGGCATCACCGTGGGACGGCCCCTCGGCCTGCTCCTCACCCGCAGGTCCGAGAACGCCACCGTCACCCTCTGCCACACCGGAACCAAGGGCCTGGCCTGGCATGTACGCGAGGCCGACATCGTCGTCGCGGCGGCCGGCTCACCCGGGCTGATCACCAAGGACATGCTGCGCCCCGGCGCGGCCGTCCTGGACGTCGGTATCACCCGCACCGACGAGGGCCTGGCCGGCGATGTGCACCCGGACGCCGCCCAGGTCGCCGGATGGCTCGCCCCGATGCCCGGGGGAGTGGGGCCCATGACGCGGGCGATGCTCCTCGCCAACGTCGTCGAGGCCGCCGAGAGGAACGCGAACGCCGTATGA
- a CDS encoding GcvT family protein → MAGPRVVIIGAGVVGAALADEISARGWTEVTVVDQGPLPATGGSSSHAPGLVFQTNPSKTMTELARYTVEKFCSLDVDGKPCFLQVGGLEVATTPERLTELRRRHGWITAWGIEARLLSADECVEQHPLVNRDRVLGGLLVPTDGLAKAVLAVEAQIRRATERGVRFLARHEVLDVTQTDGEVTGVLTDQGEIPADIVVCCAGIWGPKIARMVGMNLPLTPLAHQLAWTGPVPALAGQTEEAVRPILRHQDADLYYRDRFDGIGIGYYGHRPMPITADDILSVDEADDMPSVMKFTEEDFADAWTETQSLLPATAEAKVEEGINGLFSFTTDGYPLLGESPDVKGFWVAEAVWVTHSAGVGRAVAEWLVDGYCSSFDLHECDVNRFEPHQLSPEYVLARDCQNFVEVYDILHPLQPSGKPRPIRTSPFHARQQEHGAVFLEANGWERPQWYEANASLVEGRSIPTPNDWAARYWSPVVGAEAQATRETVAMYDMTALKRLEVTGPGAADFLERLTTSKVAKSVGSVTYTLLLDHDGGIRSDITVARLARDVFQVGANGNLDLDWFTRHLPADGAVQVRDITPGTCCIGLWGPLARKVLQPLTDEDFSNDGLKYFRAKRAHIGSVPVTAMRLSYVGELGWELYTTADLGQKLWDTLWAAARPLGGVIAGRGAFNSLRLEKGYRSFGTDMTYEHDPYEAGVGFAVKLDKGDFIGKAALERRKGDVRRKLTCLTIDDPHSVVMGKEPVYDGDRAVGYVTSAAYGYTIGKGIAYAWLPTELTAPGTTVHIGYFDQRVEAVVAEEPLFDPTMSRLRG, encoded by the coding sequence ATGGCGGGACCCCGAGTGGTCATCATCGGAGCGGGCGTCGTTGGCGCGGCACTCGCGGACGAGATCTCCGCGCGCGGCTGGACTGAAGTGACCGTGGTCGACCAAGGCCCCCTCCCCGCCACCGGGGGCTCCTCGTCACACGCCCCGGGCCTGGTCTTCCAGACGAACCCGTCCAAGACCATGACCGAGCTGGCGCGCTACACCGTCGAGAAGTTCTGCTCCCTCGACGTCGACGGCAAGCCCTGCTTCCTCCAGGTCGGCGGCCTCGAAGTGGCGACCACCCCCGAGCGCCTGACCGAACTGCGCCGCCGTCACGGCTGGATCACCGCCTGGGGCATCGAGGCCCGGCTGCTGAGTGCCGACGAGTGCGTCGAGCAGCACCCGCTGGTGAACCGCGACAGGGTCCTCGGCGGCCTCCTGGTCCCGACGGACGGCCTCGCCAAGGCCGTCCTCGCCGTCGAGGCGCAGATCCGCCGGGCCACCGAGCGCGGCGTGCGGTTCCTCGCCCGCCACGAAGTCCTCGACGTGACGCAGACCGACGGCGAGGTGACCGGAGTCCTCACCGACCAGGGCGAGATCCCCGCCGACATCGTCGTGTGCTGCGCCGGCATCTGGGGCCCGAAGATCGCCCGCATGGTGGGCATGAACCTCCCGCTCACCCCGCTCGCCCACCAGCTCGCCTGGACGGGCCCGGTACCGGCACTGGCCGGCCAGACCGAGGAGGCGGTGCGTCCGATCCTGCGCCACCAGGACGCCGACCTCTACTACCGCGACCGCTTCGACGGCATCGGCATCGGCTACTACGGCCACCGCCCGATGCCCATCACCGCCGACGACATCCTCTCCGTGGACGAGGCCGACGACATGCCGTCGGTCATGAAGTTCACCGAGGAGGACTTCGCCGACGCCTGGACCGAGACCCAGTCGCTGCTGCCGGCGACGGCGGAGGCCAAGGTCGAGGAGGGCATCAACGGCCTGTTCTCCTTCACCACCGACGGCTACCCGCTCCTCGGCGAATCCCCGGACGTCAAGGGCTTCTGGGTCGCGGAGGCGGTGTGGGTCACGCACTCGGCGGGTGTCGGCCGGGCCGTCGCCGAATGGCTGGTCGACGGCTACTGCTCCTCCTTCGACCTGCACGAGTGCGACGTCAACCGCTTCGAGCCGCACCAGCTGTCCCCGGAGTACGTCCTGGCCCGCGACTGCCAGAACTTCGTCGAGGTCTACGACATCCTCCACCCCCTCCAGCCCTCGGGGAAGCCGCGCCCGATCCGCACCAGCCCCTTCCACGCCCGCCAGCAGGAGCACGGCGCCGTCTTCCTGGAGGCGAACGGCTGGGAGCGCCCGCAGTGGTACGAGGCGAACGCCTCCCTCGTGGAGGGCCGCTCCATCCCGACCCCGAACGACTGGGCCGCGCGGTACTGGTCGCCCGTCGTCGGCGCCGAGGCCCAGGCCACCCGTGAGACCGTCGCGATGTACGACATGACGGCCCTCAAGCGCCTGGAGGTCACCGGTCCCGGCGCCGCCGACTTCCTGGAGCGCCTGACCACGAGCAAGGTCGCCAAGTCCGTCGGCTCGGTGACGTACACGCTGCTGCTGGATCACGACGGCGGCATCCGCAGCGACATCACCGTCGCCCGCCTCGCCCGCGACGTCTTCCAGGTCGGAGCCAACGGCAACCTCGACCTCGACTGGTTCACCCGCCACCTCCCCGCCGACGGCGCGGTACAGGTCCGCGACATCACGCCCGGCACGTGCTGCATCGGCCTCTGGGGCCCGCTCGCCCGTAAGGTCCTGCAGCCCCTGACGGACGAGGACTTCTCGAACGACGGCCTGAAGTACTTCCGCGCCAAGCGCGCCCACATCGGCTCCGTCCCGGTGACGGCCATGCGACTGTCGTACGTCGGCGAGCTCGGCTGGGAGCTGTACACCACGGCCGACCTGGGACAGAAGCTGTGGGACACCCTCTGGGCCGCCGCCCGGCCGCTCGGCGGCGTCATCGCCGGCCGGGGCGCCTTCAACAGCCTCCGCCTGGAGAAGGGCTACCGCTCCTTCGGCACCGACATGACCTACGAGCACGACCCGTACGAGGCGGGCGTCGGCTTCGCCGTCAAGCTCGACAAGGGCGACTTCATCGGCAAGGCGGCCCTGGAGCGCCGCAAGGGCGACGTACGACGCAAGCTCACCTGCCTCACCATCGACGACCCGCACTCGGTCGTCATGGGCAAGGAGCCGGTGTACGACGGTGACCGGGCGGTCGGCTACGTCACGAGCGCCGCGTACGGCTACACGATCGGCAAGGGGATCGCGTACGCCTGGCTGCCGACGGAGCTCACGGCGCCTGGGACCACCGTGCACATCGGCTATTTCGACCAGCGCGTCGAGGCGGTCGTGGCCGAGGAGCCGTTGTTCGACCCGACCATGTCCCGCCTCCGTGGGTGA
- a CDS encoding ABC transporter substrate-binding protein — MATQVRQWRAGVAGLAVLGLALTACGGAKVGDDSSGADSSGSSGKCGTFNLAVNPWVGYEANAAVVAHVAENDLGCKVTKKDLKEEIAWQGFGTGEVDTVIENWGHDDLKKKYITDQKTAVEAGATGNEGLIGWYVPPWLAKEHPDITNWENLNKYADKFKTSESGGKGQLLDGDPSFVTNDAALVKNLKLDFNVVYAGSETALIQAFRNAEKNKEWVIGYFYEPQWFMAEVPLVKVELPKYETGCDADEEKVACDYPVYVLDKIVSTKFAKSGSPAYDLVKNFNWTNDDQNTVAKYIAVDKMTPEAAAKKWVDANRDKVEAWIK; from the coding sequence ATGGCAACACAAGTACGACAGTGGAGAGCCGGCGTGGCCGGACTGGCCGTTCTCGGTCTCGCCCTCACCGCCTGCGGCGGTGCGAAGGTCGGTGACGACTCCTCGGGCGCGGACAGCTCGGGCAGCTCCGGCAAGTGCGGAACCTTCAATCTCGCCGTCAACCCTTGGGTGGGCTATGAGGCGAACGCGGCGGTCGTCGCGCACGTCGCGGAGAACGACCTCGGCTGCAAGGTCACCAAGAAGGACCTGAAGGAAGAGATCGCCTGGCAGGGCTTCGGGACGGGTGAGGTCGACACCGTCATCGAGAACTGGGGTCACGACGACCTGAAGAAGAAGTACATCACCGACCAGAAGACCGCCGTCGAGGCCGGTGCGACCGGCAACGAAGGTCTGATCGGCTGGTACGTGCCGCCGTGGCTGGCGAAGGAGCACCCGGACATCACCAACTGGGAGAACCTCAACAAGTACGCCGACAAGTTCAAGACCTCGGAGTCGGGCGGCAAGGGCCAACTCCTCGACGGTGACCCGTCGTTCGTCACCAACGACGCGGCCCTGGTGAAGAACCTGAAGCTGGACTTCAACGTGGTGTACGCGGGCAGTGAGACCGCCCTCATCCAGGCCTTCCGCAATGCGGAGAAGAACAAGGAATGGGTGATCGGCTACTTCTACGAGCCGCAGTGGTTCATGGCCGAGGTGCCCCTGGTCAAGGTCGAACTGCCGAAGTACGAGACGGGCTGCGACGCCGACGAGGAGAAGGTCGCCTGCGACTACCCCGTCTACGTCCTCGACAAGATCGTCAGCACGAAGTTCGCCAAGTCGGGCAGCCCGGCCTATGACCTGGTGAAGAACTTCAACTGGACCAACGACGACCAGAACACCGTGGCCAAGTACATCGCCGTGGACAAGATGACGCCCGAGGCGGCGGCCAAGAAGTGGGTCGACGCCAACCGCGACAAGGTCGAGGCCTGGATCAAGTAA
- a CDS encoding ABC transporter permease: protein MTVAVEKPEQPQKPERPQKTDAAAPAAAAAARTRRVGRGTVVAVILIAWLVLFAVLRGKQTLTLAAADLTDLHRWINDLNDAIGANRNSNPLFLYFFNEIRLVIDTLVTFVQELISQPSVGRPVPQIGWLGVVGIAGYVSWAVGNWRVALLAVAGFTFFGLQGLWQESMDTLALTVSAVFVALLFAIPLGVWAGLSDRFNRIVTPFLDFMQTMPTFVYLAPLTLFFQIGGASATIATVIYAAPPAIRITAHAIRSVPETTVEAADSLGATRWQALLKVLLPMSKRTVVMGVNQSIMAALAMVTIAALIDAPGLGHTVLQALQSLDVGTAFNAGLAIVVMAIVLDRVTTAASARQETARRSSGRFVTWRRPLLAAGGVVTAVLVYMSHTYMWAAEFPGEGGIGSSIASGTTTATTWVQDSLSGITNAFRDGVTYGLLNPFQSLLTDSPWWLVGVVVIALGVVLGGWRAGVTAAVCVGLLVGTGVWSDSMTTLASTLVATVLVMVLGVTVGVWMGRSPLVDRVLRPTLDAAQVMPPFVYLVPFLALFGPTRFTAIVAAIVYAAPIAIKIIADGVRAVPGTTVEAATSAGCNTLQIITKVQLPMSRSALTLATNQGLIYVLSMVVVGGLVGAGALGYDVVAGFSQGQLYGKGLAAGLAIVLLGVMFDRITQAAARRVSA from the coding sequence ATGACGGTCGCCGTGGAGAAACCGGAACAACCGCAGAAGCCGGAACGCCCGCAGAAGACGGACGCCGCGGCCCCGGCCGCCGCGGCCGCCGCCCGCACCCGCAGAGTCGGGCGCGGCACGGTCGTCGCGGTGATCCTGATCGCCTGGCTGGTGCTCTTCGCCGTGCTGCGCGGAAAACAGACCCTCACCCTGGCCGCCGCCGACCTCACGGATCTGCACCGGTGGATCAACGACCTCAACGACGCCATCGGCGCCAACCGCAACTCCAACCCGCTCTTCCTGTACTTCTTCAACGAGATCCGTCTGGTCATCGACACCCTGGTGACCTTCGTCCAGGAACTGATCTCACAGCCCTCCGTCGGCCGGCCCGTCCCGCAGATCGGGTGGCTCGGTGTCGTCGGCATCGCGGGCTACGTCTCCTGGGCCGTGGGCAACTGGCGGGTCGCCCTCCTGGCCGTGGCCGGCTTCACCTTCTTCGGGCTGCAGGGCCTGTGGCAGGAGAGCATGGACACCCTGGCGCTCACCGTCTCCGCGGTCTTCGTGGCGCTGCTGTTCGCGATCCCGTTGGGTGTGTGGGCGGGACTGTCCGACCGGTTCAACCGGATCGTGACGCCCTTCCTGGACTTCATGCAGACGATGCCCACCTTCGTCTACCTGGCCCCGTTGACCCTCTTCTTCCAGATCGGCGGCGCCTCCGCCACGATCGCCACCGTGATCTACGCGGCTCCGCCCGCGATCCGTATCACCGCCCACGCCATTCGGTCCGTACCGGAGACCACGGTCGAGGCGGCCGACTCGCTCGGTGCGACACGGTGGCAGGCGCTGCTGAAGGTCCTGCTGCCGATGTCCAAGCGGACCGTGGTGATGGGCGTCAACCAGTCGATCATGGCCGCCCTGGCCATGGTGACCATCGCGGCCCTGATCGACGCGCCCGGCCTCGGCCATACCGTTCTGCAGGCACTGCAGTCGCTCGACGTGGGTACGGCTTTCAACGCGGGCCTCGCCATCGTCGTCATGGCGATCGTCCTCGACCGGGTCACCACCGCGGCCAGCGCACGCCAGGAGACGGCCCGGCGCTCAAGCGGCCGGTTCGTCACCTGGCGGCGGCCGCTGCTGGCCGCGGGCGGCGTGGTCACGGCTGTCCTCGTCTACATGTCGCACACCTACATGTGGGCGGCGGAGTTCCCCGGCGAGGGCGGCATCGGCAGCTCCATCGCGAGCGGGACGACCACCGCGACCACCTGGGTGCAGGACAGCCTCTCGGGCATCACCAACGCCTTCCGCGACGGCGTCACCTACGGCCTGCTCAACCCGTTCCAGTCGTTGCTCACCGACTCCCCCTGGTGGCTCGTCGGCGTGGTGGTGATCGCGCTCGGCGTGGTGCTCGGCGGCTGGCGGGCCGGCGTCACCGCGGCCGTCTGCGTGGGCCTGCTGGTAGGCACGGGCGTGTGGTCGGACAGCATGACGACGCTGGCGTCGACCCTCGTCGCGACGGTGCTGGTGATGGTGCTCGGCGTGACCGTCGGGGTGTGGATGGGGCGCAGCCCGCTTGTGGACCGGGTGCTGCGGCCCACTCTGGACGCGGCGCAGGTCATGCCGCCGTTCGTCTATCTCGTGCCGTTCCTGGCGCTGTTCGGCCCGACTCGCTTCACGGCCATCGTCGCCGCGATCGTCTACGCGGCGCCGATCGCCATCAAAATCATCGCGGACGGGGTGCGAGCCGTGCCCGGGACCACCGTCGAAGCGGCCACGTCCGCCGGGTGCAACACCCTGCAGATCATCACCAAGGTTCAACTGCCGATGTCACGCAGTGCCCTGACGCTCGCCACCAACCAGGGCCTGATCTACGTGCTGTCGATGGTTGTTGTGGGCGGCCTGGTAGGAGCGGGCGCCCTCGGCTACGACGTCGTGGCCGGATTCTCCCAGGGGCAGCTGTACGGGAAGGGGCTTGCGGCGGGGCTCGCCATCGTCCTTCTCGGAGTCATGTTCGACCGGATCACTCAGGCAGCGGCGCGACGCGTAAGCGCGTAA
- a CDS encoding quaternary amine ABC transporter ATP-binding protein, with protein MTPTQTEAPQRRSTPEDSDGTPVISVRRLWKVFGPKADRVPESEELCGLTRRELMDRTGCTAAVRDVNFDVRKGEVFVVMGLSGSGKSTLVRCLTRLIEPTAGEIVFEGEDIRDADAKRLRDLRRRKFSMVFQHFGLLPHRRVVDNVAFGLEIRGMSRAERTRRALEVVELVGLSGYENSYPDQLSGGMQQRVGLARALAGDPDVLFFDEPFSALDPLIRRDMQNEVIRLHHEVGKTMVFITHDLSEALKLGDRILIMRDGKMVQCGTGDELVGAPADDYVREFVKDVPRGDVLTLRWIMRPVEDGDALDGPELGPDVVVKEATRAVLAADKPVKVVENGELLGIVGDEEILAVVAGQEGGM; from the coding sequence GTGACCCCAACACAGACCGAGGCGCCGCAGCGGCGCAGCACCCCCGAGGACTCGGACGGTACTCCGGTCATATCCGTGCGCCGGCTGTGGAAGGTGTTCGGGCCGAAGGCCGACCGGGTGCCGGAGTCCGAGGAACTGTGCGGCCTCACCCGCCGTGAGCTCATGGACCGTACGGGCTGCACCGCCGCCGTACGCGATGTGAACTTCGACGTCCGCAAGGGCGAGGTCTTCGTCGTCATGGGTCTGTCCGGCTCCGGCAAGTCCACGCTGGTGCGATGTCTGACCCGGCTGATCGAACCCACCGCCGGGGAGATCGTCTTCGAGGGCGAGGACATCCGCGACGCCGACGCCAAACGCCTGCGCGACCTCAGACGCCGTAAGTTCTCCATGGTCTTCCAGCACTTCGGGCTGCTGCCCCACCGTCGCGTCGTCGACAACGTGGCCTTCGGTCTGGAGATCCGCGGCATGAGCAGGGCGGAGCGCACCAGGCGGGCTCTGGAGGTCGTCGAACTGGTCGGTCTCTCCGGCTACGAGAACTCCTACCCCGACCAGCTCTCCGGCGGTATGCAGCAGCGCGTCGGCCTCGCCCGGGCGCTGGCCGGCGACCCGGACGTCCTCTTCTTCGACGAACCCTTCTCGGCACTCGACCCGCTCATCCGCCGTGACATGCAGAACGAGGTCATCCGGCTGCACCACGAGGTCGGCAAGACGATGGTGTTCATCACCCACGACCTCTCCGAGGCCCTCAAGCTCGGTGACCGCATCCTCATCATGCGCGACGGCAAGATGGTCCAGTGCGGCACCGGCGACGAGCTGGTGGGGGCCCCGGCCGACGACTACGTACGCGAGTTCGTCAAGGACGTCCCGCGCGGCGACGTGCTCACCCTGCGATGGATCATGCGCCCGGTCGAGGACGGCGACGCCCTGGACGGCCCCGAGCTGGGACCGGACGTCGTGGTGAAGGAGGCCACCCGGGCGGTCCTGGCGGCCGACAAGCCGGTCAAGGTCGTCGAGAACGGTGAGCTGCTCGGCATCGTCGGCGACGAGGAGATCCTCGCGGTGGTCGCCGGGCAGGAAGGCGGCATGTGA
- a CDS encoding aldehyde dehydrogenase family protein, with translation MADLYVAGEWRDPVAGGRREIRCPADGSLTATVSEGTRPDAEAAIAAARDAFDGGLWPDTPERERGALLLRTADLIERDAKEFARAESLDSGKRLVESEYDIADVVSCFRYYGGLGGTDAGRVIDTGRDDAVSRVVYEPIGVCGLITPWNYPLLQASWKVAPALLAGNTIVLKPSELTPSSSILLMKALQEAGLPAGAANLVLGTGPEVGAPLSEDPRVDMVSFTGGLETGKRIMATAAATVKKVALELGGKNPNVVFADADFETAVDFALTAVFLHSGQVCSAGARLIVEDSLHDRFVDEVVRRARQIRLGGPFDPEAETGALVSAQHRDKVEAYVAAGLAEGAVLRCGGERPDDPALGDGYYYPPTVLDECRQDMRVVHEESFGPVLTVERFTDEDDAVRIANDTEYGLAGAVWTQDAGKAQRVARRLRHGTVWINDYHPYVPQAEWGGFGHSGVGRELGPTGLNEYREPKHIWQNIQPRPQHWFRG, from the coding sequence GTGGCAGATCTGTATGTGGCTGGGGAATGGCGGGATCCGGTCGCCGGAGGGCGCCGGGAGATCCGCTGTCCCGCTGACGGCTCGCTCACCGCGACCGTCTCGGAGGGGACGCGTCCCGACGCCGAGGCGGCGATCGCCGCGGCCCGCGATGCCTTCGACGGGGGACTCTGGCCGGACACTCCCGAGCGGGAGCGTGGCGCCCTGCTGCTGCGCACCGCGGACCTCATCGAGCGCGACGCCAAGGAATTCGCCCGCGCCGAGTCGCTGGACAGCGGCAAGCGGCTGGTGGAGAGCGAGTACGACATCGCCGATGTCGTCTCCTGCTTCCGCTACTACGGCGGCCTCGGCGGCACCGACGCCGGCCGGGTGATCGACACCGGACGCGACGACGCCGTCAGTCGTGTGGTCTACGAGCCCATCGGCGTGTGCGGGCTCATCACTCCCTGGAACTACCCACTGCTGCAGGCCAGTTGGAAGGTCGCCCCGGCCCTGCTCGCCGGCAACACGATCGTCCTCAAGCCCAGTGAACTGACCCCCTCCTCCTCGATCCTGCTGATGAAGGCGCTTCAGGAGGCCGGGCTGCCGGCCGGCGCCGCCAACCTCGTCCTGGGCACCGGGCCCGAGGTGGGCGCCCCGCTCTCCGAGGACCCACGTGTCGACATGGTCTCCTTCACCGGGGGACTGGAGACCGGCAAGCGGATCATGGCCACCGCCGCGGCGACAGTGAAGAAGGTGGCGCTGGAGCTGGGCGGCAAGAACCCGAACGTGGTCTTCGCCGACGCCGACTTCGAGACGGCCGTGGACTTCGCTCTCACGGCCGTCTTCCTGCACTCGGGCCAGGTCTGCTCGGCCGGCGCCCGGCTGATCGTCGAGGACTCGCTCCACGACCGCTTCGTCGACGAGGTCGTACGCCGCGCCCGGCAGATTCGCCTCGGCGGCCCCTTCGACCCCGAGGCCGAGACCGGGGCGCTGGTCTCCGCCCAGCACCGGGATAAGGTCGAGGCCTACGTCGCGGCCGGGCTCGCCGAGGGTGCCGTCCTGCGCTGCGGCGGCGAACGTCCCGACGACCCGGCCCTCGGAGACGGCTACTACTACCCGCCGACCGTTCTCGACGAGTGCCGGCAGGACATGCGCGTGGTGCACGAGGAGTCCTTCGGGCCCGTGCTCACCGTGGAGCGCTTCACCGACGAGGACGACGCCGTACGTATCGCCAACGACACCGAGTACGGACTCGCCGGAGCCGTCTGGACGCAGGACGCGGGCAAGGCCCAGCGGGTCGCCCGGCGGCTGCGCCACGGCACGGTGTGGATCAACGACTACCACCCCTATGTGCCGCAAGCGGAATGGGGTGGCTTCGGGCACTCGGGCGTGGGCCGGGAGCTGGGACCGACCGGCCTGAACGAGTACCGAGAGCCCAAGCACATCTGGCAGAACATCCAACCCCGGCCGCAACACTGGTTCCGCGGCTGA